The following are encoded together in the Rhodothermus sp. genome:
- a CDS encoding DUF3276 family protein — MSYEQHTDYGYEGAPSGSSYTDMQEQRAPQDGRYREEVYSKRVPAGKRTYFFDVKPTRSGDDYFITITESKRVGDNRYEKHKIFLYKEDFGKFIAAIHEVVQHIREEYLPDYDFKDLPELPLAPRRSKDNEAAE; from the coding sequence ATGAGCTACGAACAGCACACTGATTACGGGTACGAAGGAGCGCCCTCGGGTAGTTCGTACACCGACATGCAGGAACAGCGCGCTCCCCAGGACGGCAGATATCGGGAAGAGGTATACTCCAAGCGCGTACCGGCGGGTAAGCGCACCTACTTTTTTGATGTGAAGCCGACGCGCTCCGGGGATGACTATTTTATCACGATTACCGAGAGCAAGCGTGTCGGCGACAATCGCTACGAGAAGCACAAAATCTTCCTTTACAAGGAGGATTTTGGGAAGTTTATTGCCGCCATTCACGAAGTCGTACAGCATATTCGAGAGGAATATCTGCCGGACTACGACTTCAAAGATCTTCCGGAGCTGCCGCTGGCGCCGCGGCGTTCGAAGGATAACGAGGCGGCCGAATGA
- the hisD gene encoding histidinol dehydrogenase translates to MELLPIVPYDKRAERLSVRWTRGSTFDPEVERVVQEILVQVRQRGDAALLELTERFDGVRPDPIRVPEAELAAAYAAMDPELKEIIAEAADNIRRFHEHQRRTSWFVEDGDGVILGQRIVPLEHVGLYVPGGRAFYPSSLLMNAIPAQVAGVDTLHLVSPPGPSGRPHSLVLATAYYLGIRHVYAVGGAQAVAALAFGTETIPRVDKIVGPGNAYVALAKKMVFGHVDIDAVAGPSEIVVLADDTADPEFVAADLLSQAEHDERASAVLVTPYALLAEAVRACVQRMVVEAPRRAILEVSLARYGACIVTPSMTEACAVVNELAPEHLELMVRDPWEILPHIRHAGAIFLGPFSTEPVGDYFAGPNHVLPTGGTARYASALSVDDFVRSQSIIAYTAERLRKTGPRIMRFAAAEALPAHAQAIAVRLTRLSEQASASAVRSSTPTDQEL, encoded by the coding sequence ATGGAGCTGCTTCCTATTGTCCCCTACGATAAGCGAGCCGAACGTCTTTCGGTACGCTGGACGCGAGGTAGTACGTTTGATCCAGAGGTCGAGCGGGTCGTGCAGGAAATTCTGGTGCAGGTGCGACAGCGCGGGGATGCGGCGCTACTGGAGCTGACGGAACGGTTTGATGGGGTACGGCCGGATCCGATCCGGGTACCGGAAGCAGAGCTGGCAGCGGCCTATGCCGCCATGGATCCGGAGCTCAAGGAAATTATTGCGGAAGCGGCCGATAATATCCGACGCTTTCATGAGCATCAGCGACGTACGTCCTGGTTTGTCGAGGACGGGGATGGTGTGATCCTGGGACAACGCATCGTGCCGTTAGAGCACGTTGGGCTCTACGTGCCCGGAGGGCGTGCTTTTTATCCGTCCAGCCTGCTGATGAATGCCATTCCGGCGCAGGTAGCTGGTGTGGACACACTGCATCTGGTATCGCCACCAGGACCTTCAGGACGGCCGCATTCATTGGTGCTGGCTACGGCATATTACCTGGGCATCCGGCATGTCTATGCGGTAGGCGGGGCGCAGGCAGTGGCTGCCCTGGCCTTTGGCACCGAAACCATCCCGCGTGTTGACAAGATTGTGGGTCCCGGCAATGCGTACGTAGCCCTGGCCAAGAAAATGGTTTTTGGCCACGTGGATATTGATGCTGTGGCCGGGCCCAGCGAGATTGTGGTGCTGGCCGACGATACGGCCGATCCTGAGTTTGTAGCGGCTGATCTACTGTCGCAGGCTGAGCATGACGAACGGGCATCGGCCGTGCTGGTCACGCCCTATGCCTTGCTGGCCGAGGCGGTTCGGGCGTGTGTGCAGCGTATGGTCGTCGAAGCTCCGCGCCGGGCTATCCTGGAAGTGTCGCTGGCCCGTTATGGTGCTTGTATTGTGACACCTTCGATGACGGAGGCCTGTGCCGTTGTCAACGAACTGGCACCCGAACATCTGGAGCTTATGGTACGCGATCCCTGGGAGATCCTGCCTCATATCCGACATGCTGGTGCGATCTTTCTGGGACCGTTCTCTACAGAGCCGGTCGGAGATTACTTTGCCGGTCCCAATCATGTATTGCCCACCGGAGGGACGGCCCGTTACGCTTCGGCGCTGAGCGTCGATGACTTTGTCCGGAGCCAGTCCATCATTGCGTATACAGCAGAACGATTGCGAAAGACAGGGCCCCGCATTATGCGCTTTGCAGCGGCCGAGGCGCTTCCGGC